In the Zingiber officinale cultivar Zhangliang chromosome 5A, Zo_v1.1, whole genome shotgun sequence genome, GATGTCATCCACCACATTGTCTTTGAGTGAaccatctttccaatctacactTACTTGGCTTAGTAAAACCTCTTGCTTATCTTGATCAGTTTTCATTTCCTATCATAGCTTCTCTATAAGATGCAAATTGCTTATTGTACACCTTCCATACTCCATTGAAGTTTATAGAGATGCTTTTTGGCTCATGAATTATGATAGCATGAAAAAGTGCTCATTTGATTTCCTTGCTATCCTCTGTTTAGGTACCATAACACTTTGCAGCTCACTGTCAAGAGCGATGTATTTAGTTTTGGGGTGCTTCTTTTTGAACTTTTAACGGGTCAAATTCCTCTTGTACCCAGCTCAAGAAAGCCTCATATAATGCAACGAGTGACTTCAACGCTTGTCAATGAGCCTATAGATGCCATTATGGATCCAAGATTTGGAGGACAATTCGATGCCAATTCTGCTTGGAAGGTCGAAGAGCTGGCAGAACAGTGCACTCAAGCATCAGGAAGCAGGAGACCAACAATGACTAAGGTTATACTTGAGCTGAAGGATAGCTTGGAACTCGAATTTGGTCGCCTAAATAGTAAGTTCAAACACAGTGAAGATATTAACACAAGCCAGATCAGTTCATTTGAAATTGGAGACACACCAGGACAATCTCGTCCATTTGCAAGATAATTCTCATCTAGTTTCACATTCAGGTGTTGTGTTGTTTTAGTGTGGAAAAGTAAAGTTGTGGAGGATGGAATGATTGCTAGTTTGGTTTGGTTTGTCATCAACATTCTCGAATGAGTTGTTATTTGCCTTTAACACTCCCTGAAGGGTGATTGATCTGTAACAAACTCCATTTTCTTCCACTGTGTCAATCGAAGTCAATTGCAATGTGACTGGGCTAGCAAGGTCATTTGGAAACTCAAACGTAAAAATCTCAATCGATCACACAAATAAGCTCTTCATGGTGAGCAACAATAATGAAAGAGACCAAAAATTTGAGTCCATATACAACAAGAAGAGTCTCTTCCAAGAACTTTTAACCAGAATATTTGAGATGAGATATTTACTTGCATTCTCGATTTGAAAGCCACTGGAGGATGAAATATTCTTGCACACGAGTGAGCATTAGTTCATTCTCTTTTTGCTAGAGCAGTAGAGTTGGTGTCATATTATGGAAACAAAAAAGGTAAATCTAAAGCAGTCATTCATATACCATTTTAAGCAAACCGAATTCAGCAATCACATACATGATACAACTATCCTATGACAAGAAGCATCAAATAAAGTTACATCAATTAATCTCTCTAATATCTCTCTTATCTTAATCAAAAGGTTGATATAATTTCCTAAAATATTATCAACTACTACAGAATAGTTTAACACTGCAATTCCAACTTCGAAGCATGGGAGTTCACATGAATCATAGTTTACTTGGTCAGCAAAAACTATCAAAACTTGACAATGTTACTCATTTAACGAATAATTGATTGCCCCATGGATTCTTCTTATTGGGCTCTACAGTTagtctcccttcaattacttcatCCTCGCAAATCGTTACAACTTCATCAAGATAAAGAACGGTTTGTTTCCAGTGTGTAACCTTTGATCTTGGGCATGTACAAAATAGATTAAATGCCTTGTTAAGCTTGCGAGAAAATTGATGTGAACAGGTACAAGCATGGATTACAAACATTCCGACTTCACATTAGCCCACATTCATAAATATGAAATCATTGTTTACTTCGTCAAGTGTTTGAGCTTCACAGATTGATAGAGGTTAGTTTCAACAGCTCAGCTCAGCTCAGCTAATTATGTTCATTGGCTCTCTATCTTCTTGCGCTGTCCATAACATTCTACTGAAACAGGTTCAGAAGTTGATAGCTGCATCACCTCAGTTACTTCTTGAAGGGAATACTTACTTAAACAAACCCTCAGTAAAAACTCCAAATAATATCAAACTACCTCAGTGCAATGCTAATTCACAGCCAGTGGAAATAAGGGGACGAGATGATCTTCATAAGGCAAAACATAATTTGGAGCAGCCAATAGAGGATGACATTGATGGAGTCCCAGTGGTCCCTGCATATGAGGATGGATCAAAAATGAGTACACAAGTTGGAGTTTCAAAAGTTGGGCAAAACTCTGTTTTTCCTTCTTCACTGCCAATGGTTCCTGATGACAAGCAAAGTCTTGGTGTTTTCCTCCTTTGTCAAATCAATGGCTAGTTCCAGTTATGTCACCAATTAATTTGTATGGATATTTCAGTAATCGGTGCAATCGAATAGCGCCTTTGTTTAGTGGGTTCAGTGGAGAGTTTCCTGGAATTAATGGGAATGTCTACAAAAGGCATCTTTTGTACCATACTCGGTATTCTATTTCGATCATAAGGGGTTATTCTACTTTGGATTTATCCTCTCTTCTCTCTTGTCCAGTTTTCCCTCTCCTCACCTCTACCCTACTTCCCAGCTCTGGTGGTTCTAGATTACAAAATTACCAAAGATTGTACATCTTCTTTTCAAATTATTGGATGAGGAATATTGATCCTAAACAAACATTTGTATCACAAAGGCGCTCTTATAATGATTTTCTCATTAAAATTCATAATACATGTCATTTATCTCTTGCAATTCATAAGCTTTACCAAATAATATCTGCTTTAATGGTTGGCGTAAGATATTACATTGTGATAGTTCAATAtatataaaacatatcatatttaGTCGATATAACAAGTACCCTACCTAACATTGGACAATCCTTAGTCTATCCTATCTTAGTTTTTATTTCATAAATTACTCaatctaataatattttatatattttatttttcaatttttaacctAACATGGCATGACTTAATATGGTCAAACTATCTAAATTGTCTTTACAAACTAAGTATATATTATCTTACAGATATTATGATTTTTAATCTTTTATAAGATACTGATGATGTTATATAATCTCACTACCACCCTAAGCATTCAAAACTATTGAGCTGAGTtgaataaaaaaatcaatattggTACAAAAGATGGTTCTTGGTTCAAAAAACTGTCTTCAAATCTTCAAAAGAATACTAATTTTTGGCCTAATGCATGTTAAGCTACCAAACTAAAAATACATGCATCACTTTTGTGCCCTAGacttgtttttatttattatttgattaTTCAGAGACTTATTGTGAGCTATGTGTTATGTTTTGAATTCAATTATCAATATTTGAGTTAATATATAAATGCATCCCTTGAATCTTGACTATTTGCTGGGCTTTATTATTAGGTGGGTTTTGATTTTCATTGGATGGAGGTTTGATTCAATTTGGGTGATTGAATGAAGTTTTGGCCATGTAAGGATAAGGGTTAATTCTCAAGTCAAATAGAGAGAAGGGTTAGTTCAATTAAGAGATGTGCTTTCATGATTGATGTATAGAGAGTAAGGGCAAGGTTCAATGTGGATCTTGAGATTTATCGCATTGTCTTATATATTTAGTTCATTATTTTTGCATTTTAATGTACCTTGAATTTTATGAGACGTTGTGTTATGGTAAGAGCTATAAGCTGTGATTCTTATTAGCTAATAATGGTTACTATTTAGTAAAGAAGTATTATATCGGGTTGTTCCTTTCAAGTATTAATGAATATTCAATTGAGATATTTGAGCATCTATTCTGTGACATAATTATTTGTGGTTCTTCTGTTTAAGAAATGAAAAAAAGAGAATGCATTTTATTGTTTCTGTAATTTTACAAACAATCTACTGTTAGACTTATTGTGAATTTTTCATtaattgtttgttttaatttaacttaatattcTAGAGCAGGGCAACCTTGACTCATGTTACATGTTGGTTTTTTATTGAAAAGATTCATTATAAATTTTGCAAACAAACAGTTTTGGGGAGATATTTTGTATGTGTTCTTTATATTATCAAGTCATTCAATCCTAAAGTTCAGCCCAAGATCAACTTGTGAGTTTTAATCTGTTAGTTACTTTGTTTACATCTCCAAATATAAAGCTATAAAAATTAGAGtcaataaattaaattttgaaagcaaaACATTATAAAAGTATAGCAAGCATCTTGGCTAATAATTGTTTTTTCCTAATACCACAATGAATGTTGTGCAACAGATAAGAGTGTTGATTCTTACAACATTCTAATAAGGTTAGTCCATAATTTTCCAAATCCAGATTACTTAATGCTACTAGGAAATCCAATATCGAACCTAATTTCCCTACATGTCCATAAATATCTCTAAATGACCCATGAGCAGTTGAATAAGATTGGCAAGAGTAGAATGAAACCGGCACAAATACACGATATAAATTCATTTGAGTTTCCCTTGCCATGGTTTAATTGGTCCTCTTTGCTGTTGTTGAGAATATTCCTATCTCAGTCAATTTTGGATACTATCCACAAGCCTATCTCAATTGATGCCAGTAAAACTATGTCGGCAAGGTTGGTTTTGTGGCATTTACCGATGCCTAACAATATAAATAATAGTCAAGTGTTGAAATAATAAGTTTCAGTAATGCCAACTGATACCAATTGGCACTTTGAGACAGTGATGTGATATGTGTTTCATTGATCATTATATTTTTCCTTTTACAAGTTGCACATGAATTTTGGTGTATCATTAGTGGACATGAAATGGGATTATTATGCTAGTTGTGCACACAAAGAAGCATACCTGCTTTaacaaatttttcaaaaaacaatTACCCCCAAAATAAATTGAAGATTAAGATGAAGATTTGATACTGTCATTATGTTTAGCCTATACAGACTATTGGCCTTCAAATTTTTAATCAGATTTAAGAGCAATTATACTGAATAGTAAACATAACCAAGCACCATATAAAGAACTAAGTAGGTACGATCATGGCAATGAAAAAAGAATGCAAATTTGATGTTTGGAAAAAGAAACAGACTGGAATATCACTTACAAGCCATTTATCGAGTGCATAAAGAACTGTGTTTAGCATGTTCTCAAACAACAGGAAATAGCCCATCCATTCAGACATGATAACATCTACATGAGCCACTGGAAGCTCAATGTCTTCAACTTTCCCTTTTAGCACAGTTATAACTGTATAGATAAAATATGATGAATAAGTAAGATGGAACTTAGGAGTGCAATCATCAAATATAGATAATCACTGGTCACCGTCAGAATATCCATTTGTTCTAACTATTTCTTTTGCCACGTCAGCCATTTGAGAACATCCCCCTGCACATCAGATTTAACACAATAACACTAATCAAATCAGGggaataataaaaaataagaacAACTAATAAGTACATGAACGAATCACTTTATGTTGTTTTGTATTCCAACAAAACATTGTATTCTAAAGTGCTATGCAAGTAGGAACTAGCTAACTTGGTTCATGGAAGGACACAAACAAAAAGGGCACTTAAAACTCCACAGTCAGAAAGCATATACTTGTAATTACTCTGTGTATACACGTTTGATCTAGTCACATGGACCAGAAATTCGCACAAAACAGGAAAGAAAATTATAAGCTAGTAGGGGAAAAAAACCCTTTCAAGATGCTCAGAGAACAATTCAATATATCTAGAACTAGTTAGGGAGTAACTGTCATTTTCCCATTGCTCGATAGCTCATTTCACAGATATGATATGATTTCCAACTATTTATGCATTTAATTCATTGCAGAGTAGGTAATTCAGAAAATGGCAATGCATATATGTGTTTTGCCCCTGCTTTAGCACAAAACAGAGACAAAACTCCTGTTCCCGCACCCACATCGAGGACAACCTTGTCCTTGAATAGAAATGTATTCTGATAAATAACATTCTGATATGTTTTTGTCCTAACAACATCCTTTAACATTGCCTGCCAGACAAAGAAAGTTAC is a window encoding:
- the LOC121979197 gene encoding probable protein arginine N-methyltransferase 1 isoform X2, yielding MDILTVTIITVLKGKVEDIELPVAHVDVIMSEWMGYFLLFENMLNTVLYALDKWLGPLGLHQCHPLLAAPNYVLPYEDHLVPLFPLAVN
- the LOC121979197 gene encoding probable protein arginine N-methyltransferase 1 isoform X1, giving the protein MSYYRLPSWGCSQMADVAKEIVRTNGYSDVITVLKGKVEDIELPVAHVDVIMSEWMGYFLLFENMLNTVLYALDKWLGPLGLHQCHPLLAAPNYVLPYEDHLVPLFPLAVN
- the LOC121982632 gene encoding receptor-like protein kinase At3g21340; protein product: MVAELFLLHQMTITGKAGRTLSWSERLEIAIGAAEGLEYLHHKCHPPIIHRDIKSSNILLGPDLEAKIADFGLSKAYRGDDETNVSTNVVGTPGYVDPEYHNTLQLTVKSDVFSFGVLLFELLTGQIPLVPSSRKPHIMQRVTSTLVNEPIDAIMDPRFGGQFDANSAWKVEELAEQCTQASGSRRPTMTKVILELKDSLELEFGRLNSKFKHSEDINTSQISSFEIGDTPGQSRPFAR